The Vicia villosa cultivar HV-30 ecotype Madison, WI unplaced genomic scaffold, Vvil1.0 ctg.002879F_1_1, whole genome shotgun sequence region TTTatgataatttaatttttaaataaaataaatattttggggCGCCCTTATTTCAGTAAGAAAACCcaagaataaaaaaaaggaaataaattagTAATACCCTCTTGGGCGCGCAATGAAAACTGAAAAACAAAGTAGATCCTATACAAGAAAAATGAGACAAAAGCTTTCTTAGATCTTTGAATTAGAGCAAAATCGTGACCGTGTAATTGTTGTGTATCCTctccaaaaaaaatgaaaagtaacGGCTAATGGAGGTCCACGTCATCGATCCGCAAATAACATCAGTAGCCAATGATAACGCGAGAACATTTTCATATATATAAAACATCACCTCATCAAACATTACTCATTCACAGTTTTTCAATCTGCATCTTACTTCttcattcaatttccagtttTCAAATTCCTAAGTAAAAAATGGCACCAAAAGGAGAGAAGAAGCCAGCTGAGAAGAAACCTGTCGAGGAGAAGAAGTCCACCATAGCTGAGAAGACTCCTGCTGAGAAGAAGCCAAAGGCCGGAAAGAAGCTGCCCAAGGATGGCGGTGCTGCCGCCGgtgacaagaagaagaagagaaacaagAAGAGTGTGGAGACATACAAGATCTACATCTTCAAGGTTCTGAAGCAAGTTCACCCAGACATTGGTATCTCAAGCAAGGCTATGGGTATCATGAACAGTTTCATCAACGACATCTTCGAGAAGCTTGCTGCTGAATCATCAAGACTCGCAAGATACAACAAGAAGCCAACTATCACTTCAAGGGAAATTCAGACCGCTGTCAGGCTTGTTCTTCCCGGAGAATTGGCGAAGCATGCTGTATCTGAGGGTACCAAAGCTGTAACAAAGTTCACAAGCTCTTAAACTCTAACCTGTTTTCTAGGCTTATTTTGGGACGCTATGTAAGCACTGTTGACTTATTTATATTCAGCTTTTACCTTTCTAATGTTGTAATGTACTAATGGGATCGTGCTGATCCCTTTtgtgaatgaaaatgatggaattAGTGATATTTGGCTTCAAAATTACTTGTATGACTCGATTGCTTAAGTTCGCAGACTCTTCTATTTATGCCCAACCTTGCAAAATCTTATTCTGCACTCTGTTTTCTGACCCTATTTAGTGAACACGACTGTTTCTTGCACTTTAAAAAACATGTATCCCTAAATACGCTATGTACAACAAATTGGCAGACCTGGAAACTCTCAGAGTTCTTCCCACAACGCGACATGAAGTATGATATATGTTTCCTAAAAGGCTTGAATGATAATTTCGATAATATCAAATCTCAAATCCTCATGATCAAGCCTTTCTCTAACGTTTCAAAAGTTTTCTCTTTGATCTTGCAACAAGAACTCAAATTAACCTCCACTTCTCCTTCTCCTTCTGATAACTACAATAGTTTAATGGCTTAGACATATAATCCTCCTTACAACAGCAAATTTCAACATAAGCAAAACAAAGGTCATGCCAAACAATTCCAAAGTGTGTTCATCTCGTGGTTAAACTGGACACATTTCGATACCTACTATTTTAAACATGGTTTTTCATCAGGATTTCGATTCAAAGAGAGTAGGTTTTACCAACAATGTTGATACCACAGATGAGcatcaacattcatcatccacAAATGATTACTACCAATATGACAGAGTGGAAATAAGCCCAGCTATGTACAACTGGTAGCTCTTCTCAGTCAAATTGAGAACTCTAAATCTTCTGATCCTTATATGATTCATGCTTCCTCATCAAGTTTGCATCACTTTAATCCACACTAATGTAAGTTCATTCACCAACAATTAGATCATTGACACATGTCCAACAAATCACATTTGCTATTCTCTCAATCTATTTTCTTGATATCATTCCATTAATCCCTTTACAATCAAATTACCTAATGGTTTTCACATTCTTTCCAAAATAACTGGCATTGTGAGATTGAATTAACACTTAACTATTTACAATGTTCTATATGTTCCTGAATTTACATGCAATCTTATTTCTGCTTCTCAATTATCTGCTCATAATATATGCAATCTTGTTTTTTATCATTGTTCTTGTACCATTCAGGAACAACATTCACTGAGGATTATTGGATTTGCTTAAGTTCATAATCACCTGTACATTCTAAATCAGGATTCCTGCATTCCTTTGACATATCACACTGATGTCTCTCTTGCTAATTGTAATCATGATGTTTCTAGTAAATTTAGTCTTTTGCATCATAAGCTTGACCACCCTTCACAAAATGTATTAAAAACAATTCATCAAAGTGTTCCTTATATGTTCATGCTCATTCTGATCTTGTTTGTGATTACTGTCACTTTGCTAAACAAACTAAGTTATATTTTCCTTTAAGCACTTAAATCTACTTCAGCATTTGAACTAATCCACATAGACATACGGGTCATTCTCACCCTCATATATCCATGGCCACTGGCCACTCTTACTTTTTAACTATTGTAAATGATTTTACAAGACACACTTGTATCTTTCTAATGAAATCAAAATCTGAAGCTAGGCCCTTAATTATGAAATTTACCACTTTGATTTACAAATCATTCAAGCATGTTAAATAAGTCAGATCTGACAATGGCAAATAGTTTTTGATGCATGACTACTTTAATCACAAGGgtatcatacatcaaagaacctgcatcgaaacaccacaacaaaatgctATGGTAGAAAGAAAACATAGGCACATTCTGAATGTTGCCAGAGCTATCATGTTTCAATCCAATCTCCCGAAGATTTTATGGCATTTTCCATCATTCATGTAGTTTTCCTCATCAACAGATTTCATTCTCATGTCACCATTGCCAAATCTCCCTATGAACTCCTACATGATACCCCTCCTGAGTATGAAATAATCAAGAGCGACAAAAAATAAAACCTCGAGCTTCCAAGTGGATCTTCCTTGCTTACAGACAAGGTATTAAGGGCTTCATTGTCATGAATTTATCTACCCGAGAAATATCTTTAAGCAGAAATGTTTCATTTTATGAGAATGTCTTTCCTTTAAAATTACCTTACACTAATGAAACTTCCCCCACTTTCAAAATCATACGCTATGGCCTCCCATTCTTGGATACACCTGAGGACTACATGCCTCATACTTCACCTTCAAAGCCAGATATTTCTCCACAACCATTTTAAATTCCCACCATACCTATATAACCTAACACCCTATCTTCACCTACAAACCCCTTGACCACGGCACATATACCAATTTTCAACCCCTGACAACCAACTTGCACCCTCTAACCAACCACCACCCATTGTTTCTAGAGTCTTTAACATAATAATACAAAATCCAAAAAGACTTGAAGATTTTGTGTGCAATAACCTTACTTCTTCTCAACACAACCCTGCACATAACACGATGCACCCTATTCAACATTATATCAACACTCATTCTGTCATATCTCGAACTGAACCAACTACATTCAAACAAGCTTTTCAACATGACTGTTGGAATCAGGCCATGCTCCCTGAACTGTATGTCCTACAACACAACAAAACTTGGATCATGACCCCTTTCCCTCCAAGTAAGAAGCCCATTGGATGTAAATGAGTGTACAAAATCAAGAGACATACCGATGGTTCAATAGAAAGACACAAAGCCCGTCTGGTTGCAAAGGGTTGCACACAAACTGAGGGAATCGATTACATAGACACATTTTCACCAGTTGCTAAGATGATAACTGTCAGGTTCCTCTTAGCCATTGTTGCCTCTCAAAACTGGCACCTAATTCAACTTGACATCAACAACGCTTTTCTTCATGGAGATATGGAGGAAAAGGTTTGTCTGAAACCACCTTTAGGCTTAATTCCCTCAAATCCTAACCTTGTATACAAGTTTCAAAAGTCtctttatgaattaaaatagGCCATCAGGCAATGGTTTTCAAAGCTTTCCTCATTGCTTGTTTCCTTGCAATACAAGCAATCTGCATCAGACCATTCTCTTTTTACTCATTTTCATGGATGCAAATTCATCATCCTTCTTATTTATGTCGATGATTTAATAATATATGGAAAAGATATTGATGGAATTCAAACACTCAAGACTATTGTTGACACAAACTTTAAAGTCAAGGATCTTGGTGATTTACGCTTCTTTCTGGGCCTTGAAGTCAGGTGTTCTCCTCTCGGCATATCCATTTGTCAACTAAAATATGCACTCAAATTGCTCCATGACACAAGTCTTCTTGCTGCCAAACCATCTCCTACTCCCAAGACAAAATCACACAAATACACGACTGTTGATAACTCGCCCCCACTGATGCTAGAGCCTATTACAGACTCATTGGTCGTCTCATCTGCACCATATGACATGACTTAAGTTTCTCCGTTCAACAACTCGCTCAATTCATGTCATCTCCCACATTACTTCATCTCTAAGCTGCCTACAGGGTCCTGACATACATCACGGAAATCTAAGAAGCAAGAAATTGTCTCTTGATCATCCTCAGAGGATGAATATCGGGCTCTCACATCCACAGTTTGTGAATTACAATGGTTAAATGATCTATTACGAGATCTCAACGTTGAATTCATCTCTCCCGCAATTCTGTACTGTGATAACCAGTCCGCATGCTACATTGCAGCCAATGCCATCTTTCTTGAACGATCCAAACATATCAAGATTGATTGTCATGTCGTACAAGAAAAACTCATTGCCAAACTCTACCAACTTCTACATATCCCAAACTCTGCATAGCTTGCAGACATTTTGACTAAGTTGTTTGATCCATATCCTTGTTCTCTCATCCTTTCCAAGATGCGAACCTCGATTGACTACGCTCCAGCTTGAAGGGGGGTATTTGACTCTATAACTGCTCTTTAATTGTTTTGACAGTTGACAGTTAGAGGTTTCCATTGGGGATCATTTGGTGCATTTGGACTGAGTTTTACATTGTTTGCTAACTCATTATTTTTATCTGAAACTTTCCAAatgtttgttcagccatgaatcTATTGAGCATTTGAAGCATGTTATTTCGTTACAAGGTGGTCATGTCGACCCTAGCAAGTTGGAGGCTATGGTTAAATGGACTATTCCCACTACAGTCAAGCAACTCCATGGTCTCCTTGGGATCACCAGTTATTATCGCCGCTTCATTGCCAATAATGTGAGCATTGATGCTCCATTAACTGATTTATTACACCATGATTCTTTTTGTTGGTCCCCTACTGTATTTACAACCTTTGAGGCTATGAAGCAAGCTATGGTTGCAGCCTCGGTTGTACATCTTCCAAATTTTTCCAAGGAGTTTGTTATCAAAACAGATGCATCTAATATGGGTATTGGAGTTGTACTTATGCAAGATGGTCACCCATTGGCTTTTTTCAGTAAAAAAACTTAGACTTAGGATGCAAACTGCCTCATCATACATTAACGAGTTGCATACTATAACAGAAGCGGTACTTAAATGGCGTCAATACCTATTAggccattttttattatttgcatCGATCATTATAGTAATCGCGAGTTATTACAGCAAGTGATTAAGACACCGGATCGGCAGTCCTATCAGCAAGTGATTAAGACACCGGATCGGCAGTCCTATGTTCGTAATTTCGTAAACCGTTGGCCTTTTCAGTTTTGCATGGAATACAAACCGAGGGCTTTGAATTGTGTGGCTGATTCCCTATCCCAGATCCCTACATAATGGTTTGAAAGCCTAGTTAATGATGACCCCTCATTAGCCTTGGTGAAAACTACTACAGTTTGTATTATTCAACAACTTCAGTGAGAAAATGCTTCTGACTTGTTCCTTTTGGCATTTCACCAACCACATGCTCAAGGAACTCTTGTCTCTTCTTACTCTATTATGAATGGCTTGGTTGTCCATAAAGGATGCTATGTGCTTAATGCACCGTCTCCTTTATGTTCCATTATTAATGAGTTTCATGATTCATCTTGCAGGGGCCATGTCGGTGTCAAATGTACTCTTATTTGTGTTCCTGCTAATTTCTTTTGGAAAGGTATCAGAAAATTTGTTGAATATTTGTGGCTTCTTGCCTCATCTATCAACAAATAAAATATTCCACTCAGGTTCCGGTCGGTTTATTACAACCCCTCCCCATTCTAGAGGTAGTGTGGATGGATATTACAATGGATTTCATTGCGAGTTTACCACCGTCCCATGGTTCAACTGTTATCTTTATTGTGGTGGATCATTTATCCAAATCTAGACATTTTGGCACACTTCCTACTACATTTACTGCCTCCAAAGTTGCAGAATTCTTTGTATATGTGGTGGTTAAGCATCATGGTTTCCCTCGCTTCATCAAGTCCGGCCATGATCCCATATTTATGAGCAATTTTTGACGGAAACTCTTTGAACTCAGTGGCACAAAGTTAGAAATGAGTAGTGTTTACCACCCACAAAGGAATGGTCAATGTGAGGTTACCAATCGCTATCTTGAACATTACCTACGAGCCTTCACTCAACATAAACCTTCTACCTGGGTGAGTTATCTACCATGGGCTGAATTTTATTATAATACATGTTTCCACAATGGCCTTCAAATGTCCCCTCTTCAAGCATTGCACAGCCGGGAACTGCCTTACATATTGGGGTATCCAGAGTTTCAACTTCCATTCCAGCATTGGACGAAGCACTCACTAGTAAGGATGAACTTCTTGGTAAACTGAAGGAAAACTTACTTGCTGTTCAGAATTACATGACTCAAAAGGAAACCTTCTTCGTAAACTAAAGGAAAACTTACTTTCTGTTCTCCCTCCAAACCTCTCTTCTTTCTAAATCTCTAGGAGTTTACATTTATTCCAGGAGTGCTCTCTACTTGCATACAATCTAAAATTGAGTAGGTTGCATAATTCACATCGCTAGTTTCTTTGATGTTGCTCTGCAAGTCTAATTCCCTCACGATTACAATATAGATTTTAAGATTATTTCAATTTGTTGCTTGGGAGATTTTTTTGTTGTTACTTGTTAGTGTTCCTCAAAACATAGAGGTATCTATGATAGCTCATTCGTTTTACAGGGTGTGAGCCAAAACGTAATTGCTGACAGCATTACAGAGCAAATCATGGCTTGCTTAACACAAATCATTGTCTTCATTAAATTTCAGATTTCTATTTAGCCGTAAAATAGCAGTGACAAAAAATCGTAGTTGGTGGAGTTCCGTTTCAGTATGAGTATCATAGTGATGTAGAAgaccaaatttataaatttatcctATGCAGGAGAAAAACTTTGGAAATAGGGTAAATGACATTTTAGTATCGCAAATAATATGTCCAGAGATAGTTCCAGCAAAGTAACGCCATTAACCAACAAAGTTTGAATTTTAACATAAACCCATTACGCATTTGTACCTTTCAAATACATCATTTTCATACACAATAGAGATTTACCGTTTCCTACTACTTCATTCCAAATTACAAAAGATAAAAGTTCAAAATCATCATGGCAAATAAGATCTCAAACAGAATAAAAAAAATCTACAATCTAAGAACTAGTGAACTTAGTCACAGCTTTGGTGCCCTCAGAGACGGCATGTTTAGCTAATTCTCCAGGAAGAACAAGCCTGACAGCAGTCTGAATTTCCCTGGAAGTGATAGTtggcttcttgttgtaccttgcAAGTCTTGATGATTCTGCAGCAAGCTTCTCGAAGATGTCGTTGATGAAACTGTTCATGATACCCATGGCCTTGCTTGAGATACCAATGTCTGGGTGAACTTGTTTCAGAACCTTGAAGATGTAGATCTTGTATGTCTCCACGCTCTTcttgtttctcttcttcttcttgtctcCGGCGGCAGCACCACCATCTTTAGGTAGCTTCTTTCCGGCCTTTGGCTTCTTCTCAGCAGGAGCCTTCTCGGCAACGGTGGTCTTTTTCTCCTCTGCGGGTTTCTTCTCAGCAGGCTTCTTCTCTCCCTTTGGCGCCATTGAAGAAATTGAGAACTTAGGTTTGAGAATTGGAAATGAAATTAGATGCAAATTGAATATTGCGGTGGTTGAGTGAAGAATGTTGCGGTGATTAATATATACGAGAAGGTTCTCGCATTACTATTGGTTAATGCGGTTGTTCACGGATTGATGACGTGTCACTCTTGTAGCCGTTACATTTCCTATGAGAACAAAACGATTGACGGTTACCATCTTGCTTTCATTCCACGATGATGCTTTCCTTcaagggaaatgctaacgagtgccccgggggcactggttaagagtcTAAAAAAAGAATGTTTTGTTAAATATACTTATATTTAAtacattaaaaatagaaataattgacTTCTTTTAATGACCAAAAATGTCTGTTTCATTAAAAaagtgtattcaatgcattgaaaattgaattgattaatttatttagagaatattttctttttatggaaaccttaaagagtgcccccggggcactcgttagcatgacccttccTTCAATACCAGATTTCCAGTATGACCCAATTAATTTTAAACGCGCGCCCAAGTGGATATTACCGATTGGATTTCGCGGTCTTTTTATTTTCAAACTTtaatttgtttttcaaaatactatcgtaaaaatatttatttaatttgactTAAATACATTTTAATCTTTATAGATTTAAATTTCtaaaaacatataataaataaattgatttaCCACTGGGTTTTAAAAACCGATCTTTTGATCATTTAAgtttttatttatgaaattttcacctCATTTCATTACACGATATTTGATTTCTATTTTTTTCACTTCGTTTACACTTATTAATTTGAGCATTTGAGTGTATCGTATATGAATCTTTGTCAGGTATACTTTAACTTGTTTATATTTTTCATGAGTCACTCATTTTGATCCATAATCGATAACTCGGTTCAGATTAATGGTACAGATAGCGGTCCAAAGTTTCCTTTCACTAAAAATTCAAACATTATTATCAATAACTCACAAGAAGAATATATTTTCGAAAAAAGTTATCAAAGTTGAAGGGGTAACAATTATAACATCGCTGAAATAAATAGATCAACCTTAAACTTTCCAACACTATGATGAAATAACTAAGTCAATGGTAGAAAAACAATACTTAAATCTATAATTGAACTAAATCCTTTCACAATTATTTGACATTGGGAACAAAATTTCTCCTTCTTATTGTCTGTGTTGTTGCTATGCTCTCATGTTTTCGTTTTACTTGTATCTTAGGTTATTGTAGcacttttagaattttttatatatatttgtcaaGTCATtgttatctttatcttttctccaAAGTATATACTGAGTTGATGTGAGAAGCTATCATTGTCTTTAAACGTTCAAGCATTAACAATTTAGGAGTGGAAAAGGAAGAAAAATTAGATGACTAACCTTTGTCAATTCATGCTCATGCATATTCATTAAATGTTGTTGCAAGGTTGACATCAGAACTAcaggaagaaaaaaaagagatagaATCAGCTCAAAAAAATAACATTGATTTAACAGATAAAAGTtatttgtaacaaaaaaaaactaaccaATGAGCTAATTGACATCAACATCAATGTGATGCTAAATAATATTATTAGTGCAATATAACGAGACCCGATCAAGGTCCTACTTAAGGAATCCATGATGACTATCTTAGTTTTCTCACGCATGTACGATGGGTGAAACTCTCCACGGAATACCTTAGAGTGTAGTCATTTTGCCTCTTATGGGCTACTAACTCcttcaaaaaaatatcaatttgttGGCATTTCAAATGAAGTGATTCTTCAACCAGAATAGAGGATATTATGTGACGTCTTCGAACACAACATTCCCATTGTTATTAACTAATTGGCGTTATTCCTTCATGACAATTCTTCTTTCCTCCATCAACATCTTCCTTGCAACAAATGTTCAGGGAGATTCCATGTAGTATTTGTCCTTGAAGTTGTAGAGAGACTTTACAAAATCCTCAAAGAGTTTATGAGGTTTTTTTCGAGGAGACTCGACTATATCATCCAatgtgtagcggtaaaaatgtgactcgagcgtttatcgcgcgctcgaagtacaacagagtcgccaccgaactttatttattccaagaaggaaagggaaaatatcgataaaacccacgaataaaaagaaaaggataagatggtcattgcaaccaaattagggttcgggagtcggttaagcaaggggaaggtattagcacccctcacctccatcgtactcgatgggacccatttagttagtttcgtgtttgagtgttagcgtgatgtttgtgttctttagcttactgatcgagaaaagataaaagaaagagtttttagggtttttattattatgaagaaaaagaaaagattttttattattatgctcgccaagacgtttgtatcttgtgcctacgtattccctcgtgcaatgggaaagtcagagcaatcgtagttcgggcgaagaaccacgaaaggttttgttggttgattttagcgagaggtactcgatcgctttcaaatggaaatactacgcgcacatggatatgagatcactacaagaatggatgactaaatcaagataagacatgattttggccatcatcgcattcgagtggaagatattcgatcttcacatgtggaagtatgttcgtattgaaaattggataagtgtctcgtttatgaaaagagttttaaaagccatagggcaaaaaggttgaatgaaattggAGTCGTGTTTTAaag contains the following coding sequences:
- the LOC131639988 gene encoding probable histone H2B.1, which translates into the protein MAPKGEKKPAEKKPVEEKKSTIAEKTPAEKKPKAGKKLPKDGGAAAGDKKKKRNKKSVETYKIYIFKVLKQVHPDIGISSKAMGIMNSFINDIFEKLAAESSRLARYNKKPTITSREIQTAVRLVLPGELAKHAVSEGTKAVTKFTSS
- the LOC131639994 gene encoding probable histone H2B.1; translation: MAPKGEKKPAEKKPAEEKKTTVAEKAPAEKKPKAGKKLPKDGGAAAGDKKKKRNKKSVETYKIYIFKVLKQVHPDIGISSKAMGIMNSFINDIFEKLAAESSRLARYNKKPTITSREIQTAVRLVLPGELAKHAVSEGTKAVTKFTSS